Proteins from a genomic interval of Lactococcus protaetiae:
- a CDS encoding lectin-like domain-containing protein yields MAKFIYLLRKITNIGAGALLLVSFLLPTLSLISHTLSVKAATGTPPPIPPNSNFDTGNHTFDRTDMANLSNWTNFGVGGASPSWSSDGWLNLINDKGTQAGGSIFDYAADFSQNVTITGAFKIDISWLYDYAAGDSLGFVLAKTDAQGMTAGQTNAGLGVVGIPDAIFAGRDFFYNNDSKYNDPNVGVRTENLILPNISNMIAIRQVSADGSSLLSPPVSASSSVNGANWKNGTILSPRNTYTDYVQLKWVPTTTGRVDAKGNVSGRLTMTYGSGSDTNGNIMGQTGQVSYDCTVAQMLSIGLIGSTGGHYSKMYYSNSGAYLNSAKATQPLRVNYINSVTGQPIESAPYSTVEANVGDRIGVVSPTNLALPADSYDYRAPNLTGYTFTGISTGSGVNTSSVAQTGSVVVNNNDPLTTTGLITPRNNSINIYYRPSTVSASFLSVYLGGTPGTTNIGSAGGVAIATPSGNPTTVGFAAPLSGIPATTGLVGLPASAPDVDIPEGYNMYGVVGPDGIAYLRSTYGTPQATLTAALNANPLTTADVTVPSGLPNSFTVILQAEQVSVMIHTRVNEEGVPEGTEIPDEQSFQLSQGLVGAPISASDISSAISTLTTGGGVLDMTSTLYNNWYIIDLVGPKNDTINTSELTDNAAAVARLTDLVNYTPYILASGLRMSIPLI; encoded by the coding sequence GTGGCAAAATTTATATACTTACTTAGAAAGATAACAAATATTGGCGCAGGCGCCTTACTTTTAGTAAGCTTTTTGTTGCCAACTTTAAGTTTGATTTCGCACACTTTATCCGTCAAAGCTGCTACAGGCACTCCGCCACCAATTCCTCCGAACTCAAATTTTGATACAGGGAATCATACCTTTGATAGAACAGATATGGCCAATTTATCAAATTGGACCAATTTTGGAGTTGGAGGAGCAAGTCCTAGCTGGTCAAGTGATGGCTGGTTAAATCTTATTAATGATAAAGGGACACAAGCAGGAGGAAGTATCTTTGATTATGCAGCAGATTTTAGTCAAAATGTAACAATCACAGGTGCTTTTAAAATTGATATCAGCTGGCTTTACGATTACGCAGCAGGAGATAGTTTAGGGTTTGTGTTAGCTAAAACAGATGCCCAAGGAATGACTGCTGGGCAAACTAATGCTGGACTTGGAGTCGTAGGGATTCCAGATGCTATTTTTGCTGGGCGAGATTTTTTTTATAATAATGACTCAAAGTATAACGACCCCAATGTAGGAGTAAGAACTGAAAATTTAATTTTACCTAATATCTCCAATATGATTGCCATTCGACAAGTATCCGCCGATGGTAGTTCATTACTTTCACCTCCCGTCAGTGCATCATCCTCAGTAAATGGTGCAAATTGGAAGAACGGAACGATACTTAGTCCGAGAAATACTTACACTGATTATGTTCAACTTAAATGGGTACCAACTACAACTGGTAGGGTTGATGCAAAGGGTAACGTATCGGGAAGACTGACAATGACCTATGGCTCTGGTTCAGATACAAACGGAAACATCATGGGACAAACAGGGCAAGTTTCTTATGACTGTACTGTTGCTCAAATGTTATCTATTGGTCTAATTGGCTCTACTGGTGGGCATTACTCAAAAATGTATTACTCTAATAGTGGCGCCTATCTGAACTCAGCTAAAGCAACTCAGCCCCTCAGAGTAAATTACATCAATTCTGTTACGGGACAACCGATTGAATCTGCTCCTTACTCTACAGTAGAAGCAAATGTTGGAGATAGAATCGGAGTGGTGAGCCCAACAAATTTAGCACTTCCAGCTGATAGCTATGATTATAGAGCTCCTAATTTGACTGGTTATACATTTACTGGGATTTCAACAGGAAGTGGAGTAAATACATCGTCTGTTGCGCAAACAGGATCGGTGGTAGTTAATAATAATGATCCATTAACAACTACGGGCTTGATTACACCAAGGAATAACTCGATTAATATTTACTATCGTCCCTCAACAGTATCTGCATCGTTTTTATCAGTGTATCTTGGTGGAACACCTGGTACAACAAATATTGGTAGCGCAGGAGGGGTTGCGATTGCCACACCTTCTGGAAATCCAACCACGGTAGGTTTTGCGGCACCATTATCTGGCATTCCAGCGACAACAGGTTTAGTTGGACTACCAGCAAGTGCGCCAGACGTTGATATTCCTGAGGGTTATAATATGTATGGAGTTGTTGGACCAGATGGTATTGCCTATCTGCGTTCAACATATGGAACTCCACAAGCAACACTGACAGCCGCTTTAAATGCCAATCCTTTGACAACAGCTGATGTCACTGTTCCGTCTGGGTTACCGAATAGTTTTACGGTTATCCTTCAAGCAGAGCAGGTAAGTGTTATGATTCACACAAGAGTAAATGAAGAAGGAGTACCCGAAGGCACTGAAATACCTGACGAACAAAGTTTTCAACTTTCCCAAGGTTTAGTTGGCGCACCAATCTCTGCTTCGGATATTTCAAGTGCCATCTCTACTTTAACAACTGGTGGAGGTGTCCTTGATATGACAAGTACCTTGTATAACAATTGGTATATCATTGATCTAGTAGGTCCTAAGAATGATACAATAAATACTAGTGAATTAACCGATAATGCGGCAGCAGTTGCTCGATTAACAGATTTAGTTAATTATACGCCTTATATTCTAGCTTCGGGGCTAAGAATGTCTATACCATTAATTTGA
- a CDS encoding nitroreductase family protein — protein sequence METKLINNDFSEITFGRKSIRLYDENFKISHEEMLQLIQEATAAPSSVNMQPWRFVVIESKEEKEKLKPLIRFNTRQNDTSSAMILIFGDTNCYELGEEIYNQAVEEGKMPEEVRNQQLEAIIPYYKSFTKSEMNDVVKIDASLAAMQLMLVARAHGYDTNPIGGFESDQLAETFGLDKARYVPVLILSIGKAIEEGYESVRLNASKITSFK from the coding sequence ATGGAAACAAAATTGATTAATAATGATTTTTCAGAAATTACTTTTGGAAGAAAATCAATCAGACTTTATGATGAAAATTTTAAAATTTCACACGAAGAAATGCTTCAATTAATTCAGGAAGCGACTGCTGCACCATCATCAGTAAATATGCAGCCGTGGCGTTTTGTCGTGATTGAAAGCAAAGAGGAAAAAGAAAAATTAAAGCCGTTGATTCGCTTCAACACCAGACAAAATGATACTTCTTCAGCGATGATACTAATCTTTGGTGATACAAATTGTTATGAACTTGGGGAAGAAATCTATAATCAAGCTGTAGAAGAAGGAAAGATGCCTGAAGAAGTTAGAAATCAACAATTAGAAGCAATCATTCCATATTATAAAAGTTTCACAAAAAGTGAAATGAATGATGTGGTCAAAATAGATGCTAGTCTAGCCGCTATGCAATTGATGTTAGTAGCACGTGCTCATGGTTATGATACTAATCCAATTGGTGGCTTTGAAAGTGATCAGCTTGCGGAAACATTTGGATTAGATAAAGCACGCTATGTTCCAGTATTGATTTTGTCCATCGGAAAAGCAATCGAAGAAGGCTATGAGTCAGTTCGATTAAATGCTAGTAAAATAACATCATTTAAGTAA
- a CDS encoding ABC transporter permease codes for MKKIGLFVLLLLLSVLSIFVGVKELSLTQLFQWDAQQRLVLVTTRIPRTISLLIAGSTLSISGLIMQHLTQNKFVSPSTSGTMDSARLGILVVMIFFPSAPLLFRSFIAFLFALGGTLFFIYLTRFLPAKNQVMIPLVGVMFGNIIGSIATFFAYQFQLVQNMSSWLQGNFSTVMKGGYELLFLTVPLLIMVYLYAYQFTMAGMGEDMATNLGLDYQRIQLLGLSIVALSSAVILIMVGSIPFLGVIVPNLVSLRYGDHMKNTLVLTAVGGSIFLLICDILARVVIAPYEIPVSVVVGALGSLIFITLLMRRRWT; via the coding sequence ATGAAAAAAATAGGCCTATTTGTTCTCTTACTCCTTTTGAGTGTTTTATCAATTTTTGTAGGTGTTAAAGAACTTTCTTTGACACAGTTATTTCAATGGGATGCTCAACAACGGTTGGTATTAGTCACAACAAGGATTCCTAGAACAATTAGTTTATTGATTGCAGGCAGTACGCTAAGTATTTCTGGTTTGATTATGCAACATTTAACTCAAAATAAGTTTGTTTCTCCTAGTACATCTGGTACGATGGACAGCGCAAGGTTAGGTATTCTAGTGGTTATGATCTTTTTTCCTAGTGCGCCGTTGTTGTTTCGGTCGTTCATTGCTTTTTTATTTGCCTTAGGTGGGACGCTATTTTTTATCTATTTAACTAGATTTTTACCAGCGAAAAATCAAGTAATGATCCCGTTAGTTGGGGTCATGTTTGGGAATATTATTGGGTCAATCGCAACTTTTTTTGCGTATCAATTTCAATTAGTGCAAAATATGTCTTCTTGGCTACAAGGTAATTTTTCAACTGTTATGAAAGGAGGCTATGAATTATTATTTTTAACCGTTCCATTGTTAATTATGGTGTACTTATATGCCTATCAATTTACGATGGCAGGAATGGGAGAAGATATGGCGACCAATTTGGGCTTGGATTACCAGCGAATCCAATTACTTGGCTTGTCAATTGTGGCTTTGTCTAGTGCGGTAATCTTAATTATGGTGGGGAGTATTCCTTTTTTAGGCGTTATTGTTCCCAACTTAGTTTCATTGCGTTATGGAGACCACATGAAAAACACCCTAGTTCTGACGGCTGTTGGTGGCAGCATTTTCTTATTAATTTGCGATATTTTAGCGCGAGTAGTAATTGCTCCTTATGAAATTCCAGTGAGTGTCGTGGTAGGCGCTTTAGGAAGCCTCATTTTTATTACATTATTGATGAGGAGGCGCTGGACATGA
- a CDS encoding MarR family winged helix-turn-helix transcriptional regulator gives MKLRNVSKLLYQLKIANQEMTSSFEKVTGFSITRYELMMILKTKGRCSQTQLQTELKIDSAAVTRHLKILEEKNYVTRERNKDNNREVFVEITDKAKEDLAYCEKEHPSAEQSLNITLTEAEEDYLLQLLTKLTK, from the coding sequence ATGAAGCTTAGAAATGTGAGTAAGTTGCTCTATCAGCTAAAAATAGCAAATCAGGAGATGACATCATCTTTTGAAAAAGTAACGGGATTTAGTATCACTAGATATGAACTTATGATGATTTTAAAAACCAAGGGGAGATGTTCCCAAACTCAATTACAAACAGAGCTCAAGATAGATAGTGCTGCGGTAACAAGACATTTGAAAATACTTGAAGAAAAAAATTACGTTACTAGAGAGAGAAATAAAGATAATAATCGAGAAGTTTTTGTAGAAATCACAGACAAGGCGAAGGAAGATTTAGCATATTGTGAAAAAGAACACCCTTCTGCCGAACAATCTTTAAATATCACTTTAACCGAAGCAGAAGAAGATTATTTATTACAACTACTAACGAAATTAACAAAATAG
- a CDS encoding DUF1304 domain-containing protein, with amino-acid sequence MSILTTLLTIFVALEFFYIMYLETFATDSKTTGRVFKMNKKELERSSVSLLFKNQGIYNGLLGIGLLYGLFFSVASLEIVRVLLVYIILVALYGSLTTDKKIIFTQGGLAILALISSFV; translated from the coding sequence ATGTCAATTTTAACAACGCTTCTGACAATTTTTGTTGCATTAGAATTTTTTTATATCATGTATTTGGAAACTTTCGCAACAGATTCAAAAACAACTGGTCGAGTTTTTAAAATGAATAAAAAGGAACTAGAACGCTCATCGGTTAGCTTATTGTTTAAAAATCAAGGTATTTACAATGGATTGTTAGGTATCGGGCTTCTTTACGGTTTGTTTTTTTCAGTAGCTTCTTTAGAGATTGTAAGAGTGTTACTAGTATATATTATCCTAGTGGCGCTTTATGGAAGCTTAACGACTGATAAAAAAATTATTTTCACTCAAGGAGGATTAGCGATTTTAGCCCTAATTTCGTCTTTTGTTTGA
- a CDS encoding MFS transporter, whose product MKNKKRMMNLAISNLFLVFLGAGLVIPVLPKLKEQMNFSGTTMGMMISIFAIAQLVASPIAGALSDKIGRKKLIAIGMIIFSFSELLFGLAQIKMGFYISRGLGGVAAALVMPSVTAYVADLTTIAERSKAMGLVSAAISGGFIIGPGAGGFIATLGIRAPFYVAALLALVGFILTLTILKEPEHPIQTDKAVKHGSFWNILKNPTFTSIFIIILISSFGLQAFESIYSIMATINFGFTTGEIAMVITVSGILALIFQLFLFDTIVSKMTELGLIQCTFFVSAIFIAIIAVTKNNLVVALSTFIIFLAFDLFRPAVTTYLSRHAGEQQGAINGLNSTFTSFGNILGPLAAGYMFDINHLFPYYISAAILLGTGFLSLFMNRKKALA is encoded by the coding sequence ATGAAGAACAAAAAAAGAATGATGAATTTAGCCATTTCCAATTTGTTTTTAGTATTTTTAGGAGCAGGATTAGTCATTCCTGTTCTCCCAAAATTAAAAGAACAGATGAACTTTTCAGGGACAACAATGGGAATGATGATTTCTATTTTTGCTATCGCTCAATTGGTTGCTTCGCCAATTGCAGGAGCTTTGTCAGATAAAATCGGTAGAAAAAAACTTATCGCAATCGGGATGATTATCTTCTCCTTTTCTGAATTATTATTTGGTTTAGCGCAAATAAAAATGGGATTCTATATTTCACGTGGTTTAGGTGGGGTGGCAGCAGCTCTAGTAATGCCCTCTGTGACAGCATACGTAGCAGATTTGACGACAATTGCAGAGCGTTCTAAAGCAATGGGATTAGTATCAGCTGCGATTAGTGGTGGTTTTATTATAGGTCCAGGAGCGGGCGGATTTATTGCAACTTTAGGGATTCGTGCTCCATTTTATGTCGCGGCCCTTTTGGCTCTCGTTGGATTTATTCTGACTTTAACCATTCTCAAAGAGCCAGAACATCCGATTCAAACAGATAAAGCAGTTAAACATGGTTCATTTTGGAATATATTAAAAAATCCAACCTTTACATCAATATTTATCATCATTTTGATTTCATCATTTGGTTTGCAAGCTTTTGAGTCAATTTATAGCATCATGGCAACCATTAATTTTGGTTTTACAACAGGCGAAATCGCAATGGTGATAACAGTAAGCGGTATTCTTGCACTGATTTTCCAACTCTTTTTATTTGATACAATTGTAAGTAAAATGACTGAACTTGGATTGATTCAGTGTACTTTCTTTGTCAGTGCAATATTCATTGCGATTATTGCCGTTACTAAGAATAATCTTGTTGTTGCATTGTCAACATTCATTATTTTCCTTGCCTTTGATTTATTTAGACCCGCTGTCACAACGTACCTCTCAAGACACGCAGGTGAGCAGCAAGGAGCGATTAATGGATTAAACTCAACTTTTACAAGTTTTGGTAATATTTTAGGACCACTTGCAGCAGGATATATGTTTGACATCAACCATCTTTTCCCATACTATATCTCCGCAGCAATTCTTTTGGGAACTGGATTTCTATCTCTATTTATGAATAGAAAAAAAGCCCTAGCATAA
- a CDS encoding DUF916 and DUF3324 domain-containing protein yields MKWKTIKHVTIAFSISLFIGLTAHVVYAEESSGFSVTPVLEENQIEAGLGYFNLLLKPEQKQTLKFNITNNGKTPVEVETSFGTAFTGDLGNVLYTPNKIKPVSSLKINIKDYVKLPKTVTVPAHGKTVVSAEVTMPHETFKGVIAGGFNFNEKENGANTKGSEGAKSGASITNRYTYVIGLVLQNSKDKVDPALSLGTVTPSQVNGRNVISANLKNSAMTYLLDMNIDVEVTKLNDSSIKYSFDNATLKMAPNSNFNLGIPVSIQGALKNGQSSVPLKAGKYQLEMTVYGNKNTNGKYQSMVEGQITKYDYKWTFSKEFEITGNQAKTLNEKDVTIDHVKETPWMLYGLGLVILALTIIIFILVYKSRKKKQEIES; encoded by the coding sequence ATGAAATGGAAAACAATAAAACATGTAACAATAGCTTTTTCTATCAGCCTATTCATTGGATTAACTGCTCATGTTGTTTATGCAGAGGAAAGTTCAGGGTTCTCAGTTACACCTGTACTTGAAGAAAATCAAATAGAAGCTGGACTTGGATATTTCAACCTTCTGTTAAAACCTGAGCAGAAACAAACCCTTAAATTTAACATCACTAATAATGGAAAAACACCAGTAGAAGTGGAGACGAGTTTTGGCACAGCTTTCACGGGTGATTTAGGTAATGTTTTATATACCCCTAATAAGATAAAACCTGTTTCTTCCTTAAAGATTAATATAAAAGATTACGTTAAACTTCCAAAAACAGTTACAGTACCTGCTCATGGTAAAACGGTGGTTTCGGCAGAGGTAACGATGCCACACGAAACTTTTAAAGGGGTTATTGCAGGAGGCTTTAACTTCAATGAAAAAGAAAATGGAGCAAACACCAAAGGTTCAGAGGGGGCAAAATCTGGGGCTTCAATTACTAATCGTTATACTTATGTTATTGGTTTAGTTCTACAAAATTCCAAGGACAAAGTTGACCCTGCTTTAAGTTTGGGAACTGTTACTCCCTCACAAGTGAACGGTCGTAATGTCATCAGTGCCAATTTAAAAAATTCTGCGATGACTTATCTTTTAGACATGAATATTGATGTAGAAGTGACTAAACTCAACGATTCTTCTATTAAGTACAGTTTTGATAATGCTACATTAAAAATGGCACCTAATTCAAACTTTAATCTAGGCATTCCTGTATCAATTCAGGGAGCATTAAAAAATGGACAAAGCTCTGTTCCGCTTAAAGCTGGAAAATATCAGTTAGAAATGACTGTCTACGGGAACAAAAATACCAATGGGAAGTATCAGAGTATGGTGGAGGGTCAAATCACAAAATATGATTATAAGTGGACTTTTTCAAAAGAGTTTGAAATTACAGGAAATCAAGCTAAAACACTGAATGAGAAAGATGTCACGATAGATCATGTTAAAGAAACACCTTGGATGCTCTATGGTTTAGGACTTGTTATCTTAGCTTTAACTATAATTATTTTCATTCTCGTATATAAGAGCAGAAAAAAGAAACAAGAGATTGAGTCATAA
- a CDS encoding WxL domain-containing protein encodes MSYSGTLSLEVPELISFGSHEISGNTIAAQGIMDSDVLVHDGRGTPRSWRMEVQQSAPLTAYDTTTGLVIHSFGLDGALHFVDSAGNDTALTGTASPTVFNQTVGTDHLVSVLEASSIGGAGLYLEVLPEQQIATWQGKGIVYKGALNWIISDAP; translated from the coding sequence TTGAGTTATTCAGGCACCTTATCGTTAGAGGTTCCAGAATTAATCTCTTTTGGTTCCCATGAAATTTCAGGAAATACGATAGCTGCTCAAGGAATAATGGATAGTGATGTTCTAGTCCATGATGGTAGAGGTACACCAAGGTCTTGGAGAATGGAGGTTCAACAATCTGCCCCACTAACTGCCTATGATACAACGACAGGATTGGTTATTCATAGTTTTGGTCTTGATGGTGCATTGCACTTTGTGGATAGTGCAGGAAACGATACCGCATTGACAGGGACAGCTTCTCCTACAGTCTTTAATCAAACTGTAGGAACGGATCATTTAGTGAGTGTCTTAGAGGCAAGCAGTATAGGAGGGGCAGGATTATATTTAGAAGTTTTGCCTGAGCAACAAATTGCTACATGGCAAGGAAAGGGAATAGTCTACAAAGGTGCACTAAATTGGATTATCTCGGACGCTCCTTGA
- a CDS encoding LPXTG cell wall anchor domain-containing protein: MKSFLKFYIVAQLLFIVAPPTRADADIKSTESIVSVTFIANPNLPKPPAPGLPPNGNPVQGQIQASSLKGKLPKTGESQSNLIVLGFTIMLVALLLFISKKKKFNSYSQNTPKFFN, translated from the coding sequence GTGAAGAGTTTTTTGAAATTTTATATCGTGGCTCAACTATTGTTTATTGTAGCACCGCCAACACGAGCAGATGCGGATATAAAATCTACGGAAAGTATCGTATCAGTGACCTTTATCGCTAATCCCAATCTTCCGAAACCACCAGCCCCTGGTCTTCCTCCGAATGGAAATCCAGTACAAGGGCAGATACAAGCCTCTAGTTTGAAAGGAAAACTTCCTAAAACTGGCGAATCACAGTCTAATCTAATTGTGTTAGGTTTTACTATTATGCTTGTAGCACTATTACTTTTTATAAGTAAAAAGAAAAAATTTAATTCATATTCTCAAAACACCCCTAAATTCTTCAATTAA
- a CDS encoding WxL domain-containing protein encodes MKKVTTLSSAAIALLTLAASVSPLTALADTTATSENTVTFTAPTTVPDVPNPTDPTEPPTVIPSQPGALAVDFASAIDFGSHTLDGATTTFAGAVASGTTGDAGTPILAWHDLDGTSPAVSYEITAAVTNPFGMDGATVTYGEGDLINTSGSDATATTGVSTNGAITLGENGTPATVIASTGALDGHYVDAFSDVSLYVPVASQTAGEHSATVTWTMTNAV; translated from the coding sequence ATGAAAAAAGTAACTACATTATCTTCAGCTGCAATTGCACTTCTTACTTTGGCAGCTTCTGTCTCTCCTCTGACAGCATTAGCTGACACAACAGCAACTTCAGAGAACACCGTTACATTTACTGCTCCTACAACTGTACCTGACGTACCTAATCCAACTGACCCAACAGAACCTCCCACAGTTATCCCTTCACAACCAGGCGCTCTAGCTGTAGACTTTGCTTCTGCGATTGATTTTGGAAGCCATACACTGGATGGAGCAACGACCACTTTTGCAGGAGCAGTGGCTTCTGGAACAACTGGTGATGCTGGGACTCCAATTCTTGCTTGGCATGATCTTGATGGTACTTCCCCAGCTGTCAGCTATGAGATTACGGCAGCTGTAACCAACCCCTTTGGAATGGATGGAGCAACAGTGACGTATGGTGAAGGAGATTTAATTAATACATCAGGATCTGATGCGACAGCTACTACAGGTGTATCTACTAATGGAGCGATTACACTTGGAGAAAACGGAACACCTGCGACAGTAATCGCAAGTACAGGTGCACTTGATGGTCACTATGTGGATGCTTTCAGCGATGTGTCACTTTATGTACCGGTAGCTTCACAAACAGCAGGAGAGCATTCAGCTACGGTAACATGGACAATGACTAATGCTGTATAA
- a CDS encoding helix-turn-helix domain-containing protein: MIFEQDFKINYDPAMFYCRIEECIKASGKTFNAVERELGYPRNSLHNYRGGKIPSWVRVLEISRYFGVDLEWLVGLE; encoded by the coding sequence ATGATTTTTGAACAAGATTTTAAAATAAATTATGATCCTGCAATGTTTTATTGTAGGATAGAGGAGTGCATCAAAGCATCTGGGAAGACATTTAATGCAGTGGAAAGAGAATTGGGTTATCCTCGAAATTCACTTCACAACTATCGTGGAGGCAAAATACCGAGTTGGGTGCGAGTGCTAGAGATTTCAAGATATTTCGGTGTTGATTTAGAATGGCTTGTGGGATTGGAATGA
- a CDS encoding TetR/AcrR family transcriptional regulator produces MAKDTKQIIIQTLLKIAAENETQNITVEEISRRSGITRNTIQSNFNNQGVAGIIDYINITIIQEINEQIFRFNPNELPIEIFIDIVITVLWRHRDEAHLIYTTPLPFLPADHTVELSIDWLHERYERLVKEHHLAPYFSAEELLRFYNIFLYACFSLWLSAKTPVPPEVFKEKFLYLMKTSMKDLIYGDIGLN; encoded by the coding sequence ATGGCAAAAGACACTAAACAAATCATTATCCAAACTTTACTCAAGATTGCCGCAGAAAATGAAACTCAAAATATCACCGTAGAGGAAATTTCTCGTCGTTCTGGGATTACTAGAAACACTATCCAAAGCAACTTTAATAACCAAGGCGTTGCGGGAATCATTGATTATATCAATATCACTATTATTCAAGAAATTAACGAGCAAATCTTTAGATTTAACCCTAATGAACTTCCAATTGAAATTTTTATTGATATTGTAATAACAGTGCTATGGCGACATAGAGATGAAGCACATCTGATTTATACTACTCCTCTTCCATTTCTTCCTGCCGACCATACCGTAGAACTTTCCATTGATTGGTTACACGAGCGCTATGAAAGATTGGTAAAAGAACATCATCTTGCCCCTTACTTCTCGGCAGAAGAACTCCTTCGCTTTTATAACATTTTTCTTTATGCTTGCTTTTCACTTTGGCTTTCCGCAAAAACTCCTGTCCCACCTGAAGTATTCAAAGAAAAATTTCTTTATCTCATGAAAACATCCATGAAAGACTTGATTTATGGTGATATTGGTCTAAATTGA
- a CDS encoding lectin-like domain-containing protein, with the protein MANLSNWTNFGVGGASPSWSSDGWLNLINDKGTQAGGSIFDYAADFSQNVTITGAFKIDISWLYDYAAGDSLGFVLAKTDAQGMTAGQTNAGLGVVGIPDAIFAGRDFFYNNDSKYNDPNVGVRTENLILPNISNMIAIRQVSADGSSLLSPPVSASSSVNGANWKNGTILSPRNTYTDYVQLKWVPTTTGRVDAKGNVSGRLTMTYGSGSDTNGNIMGQTGQVSYDCTVAQMLSIGLIGSTGGHYSKMYYSNSGAYLNSAKATQPLRVNYINSVTGGAGDTYYSTNDHNLY; encoded by the coding sequence ATGGCCAATTTATCAAATTGGACCAATTTTGGAGTTGGAGGAGCAAGTCCTAGCTGGTCAAGTGATGGCTGGTTAAATCTTATTAATGATAAAGGGACACAAGCAGGAGGAAGTATCTTTGATTATGCAGCAGATTTTAGTCAAAATGTAACAATCACAGGTGCTTTTAAAATTGATATCAGCTGGCTTTACGATTACGCAGCAGGAGATAGTTTAGGGTTTGTGTTAGCTAAAACAGATGCCCAAGGAATGACTGCTGGGCAAACTAATGCTGGACTTGGAGTCGTAGGGATTCCAGATGCTATTTTTGCTGGGCGAGATTTTTTTTATAATAATGACTCAAAGTATAACGACCCCAATGTAGGAGTAAGAACTGAAAATTTAATTTTACCTAATATCTCCAATATGATTGCCATTCGACAAGTATCCGCCGATGGTAGTTCATTACTTTCACCTCCCGTCAGTGCATCATCCTCAGTAAATGGTGCAAATTGGAAGAACGGAACGATACTTAGTCCGAGAAATACTTACACTGATTATGTTCAACTTAAATGGGTACCAACTACAACTGGTAGGGTTGATGCAAAGGGTAACGTATCGGGAAGACTGACAATGACCTATGGCTCTGGTTCAGATACAAACGGAAACATCATGGGACAAACAGGGCAAGTTTCTTATGACTGTACTGTTGCTCAAATGTTATCTATTGGTCTAATTGGCTCTACTGGTGGGCATTACTCAAAAATGTATTACTCTAATAGTGGCGCCTATCTGAACTCAGCTAAAGCAACTCAGCCCCTCAGAGTAAATTACATCAATTCTGTTACGGGAGGAGCTGGGGACACTTACTACTCTACGAATGACCATAATCTATATTGA
- a CDS encoding putative quinol monooxygenase, with protein sequence MKVINISFYIKETKRNEFLKAMAPLIASARQEKGCQRYDLYENIEQKNNFSMIEHWESQEDIEQHNQNPLLLSLFEHLSAYSEKKAKITVFDKGE encoded by the coding sequence ATGAAAGTTATTAATATCTCGTTTTATATAAAAGAAACAAAAAGAAATGAATTTTTAAAAGCAATGGCTCCATTGATTGCATCTGCTCGACAAGAAAAAGGTTGTCAACGATATGATTTATACGAGAATATTGAACAAAAAAATAATTTTTCTATGATTGAGCATTGGGAAAGTCAGGAAGATATTGAACAACATAATCAAAACCCACTTTTATTATCACTTTTTGAACACCTTTCTGCTTATAGTGAAAAGAAAGCCAAAATCACAGTCTTTGATAAAGGAGAATAG